A DNA window from Onthophagus taurus isolate NC chromosome 1, IU_Otau_3.0, whole genome shotgun sequence contains the following coding sequences:
- the LOC111429499 gene encoding uncharacterized protein yields MNTSTIIGILVVLQILNVSSSPYIRQNYSSRDCHGLICPENTLKCVKNSVITENKDAMRSLISCVGKRGVVLMTKSILEPNERKDGPIRLHVVTTVIEVPANINKNYHGKNYY; encoded by the exons ATGAATACTTCAACAATTATCGGAATATTAGTggttttacaaattttaaacgtGTCGTCGTCACCTTACATAAGACaaa ATTATAGTTCACGTGATTGTCATGGGTTAATCTGCCCTGAAAACACATTGAAGTGCGTTAAAAATAGCGTCATTACAGAAAACAAAGATGCGATGAGGTCGCTTATATCTTGTGTAGGTAAAAGAg gtgtTGTTTTAATGacaaaaagtattttagaacCAAATGAAAGGAAAGATGGACCAATTCGCTTACATGTTGTTACAACTGTTATAGAAGTTCCTgctaatattaataaaaattatcatggaaaaaattactattaa